In Pseudochaenichthys georgianus chromosome 6, fPseGeo1.2, whole genome shotgun sequence, a single window of DNA contains:
- the LOC117448515 gene encoding catalase-like: protein MRAAFQSKNPEISFTSTKRPNLDEKAKSFQGFDLLSLQVCTFYTQVLKEEERQRLCQNMAGALKGAQLFIQKRQVENLKAVHEDYGNRVQSLLNKYNAENKKNTEVHVYSRPGASAIAASSKM from the exons ATGAGGGCAGCGTTCCAGTCAAAGAACCCAGAAATCTCTTTCACATCAACAAAAAGACCCAACCTTGACGAAAAGGCCAAGA GTTTTCAAGGATTTGATCTACTTTCTTTGCAGGTTTGCACCTTCTACACGCAGGTGCTGAAGGAAGAGGAGCGCCAGAGACTTTGCCAGAACATGGCCGGGGCCCTGAAGGGAGCACAGCTCTTCATCCAAAAGCGCCAG GTGGAGAACTTGAAGGCTGTTCATGAAGACTATGGCAACCGCGTTCAGAGCCTTCTCAACAAGTACAACGCCGAGAACAAGAAG AACACAGAAGTGCACGTTTACAGCCGCCCAGGAGCCTCGGCCATCGCTGCCTCTTCCAAGATGTGA